The following proteins are co-located in the Vicugna pacos chromosome 3, VicPac4, whole genome shotgun sequence genome:
- the LOC116277151 gene encoding protocadherin alpha-4-like produces MEFSWGSGQESRRLLLSLLFLAAWKAGSGHVRYSIPEEAKHGTFVGRIAQDLGLEVVELVPRLFQVASRGREDLLEVNLQNGILFVNSRIDREELCGRNAECSIHLEVIVDRPLQVFHVEVEVKDINDNPPVFPGTQKNLFMAESRPLDSQFPLEGASDADIGANALLTYTLSPNEYFSLENPSNDKRVKRLGLVLRKPLDREEAPEIFLVLTATDGGKPELTGTVQLLVKVLDANDNAPAFDRTLYKVKLPENVPNGTLVIKLNASDLDEGSNGDIIYSFSTDILPNVKSKFYIDGITGEIMVKGYIDFEESKSYEILVEGIDKGQPPLSGHCTVMVEIEDTNDNVPVMEFKSLSLPIREDAPLGTVIALISVSDLDSSINGQVSCTLSPHVPFKLVSTFKNYYSLVLDSALDRESVANYELVVTARDGGSPSLSATASVSVDVADVNDNAPTFAQPEYTVFVKENNPPGCHIFTVSARDADAQENALVSYSLVERRVGERALSSYVSVHAESGKVYALQPLDHEELELLQFQVSARDAGVPPLGSNVTLQVFVLDENDNAPALLPPPPGPGGGAGAVSQLVARSVGAGHVVAKVRAVDADSGYNAWLSYELQAAAGAARSPFRVGLYTGEISTTRALDEADAPRQRLLVLVKDHGEPALTATATVLLSLEDSGQAPKASSRASTGAAGAEAAVVDVNVYLIVAICAVSSLFVLTLLLYTALRCSAPPSEGACGPGKPRLVCSSAVGSWSSLQQRQQRVCSAEGPLKTDLMAFSPSQPQGPISTDTVSLKNFTAIFVRPLILDV; encoded by the coding sequence ATGGAGTTTTCCTGGGGAAGCGGCCAGGAATCCCGGCGTCTGCTGCTCTCACTTCTGTTCCTCGCAGCTTGGAAGGCGGGGAGCGGCCACGTTCGCTACTCCATCCCGGAGGAGGCCAAACACGGTACCTTCGTGGGCCGCATCGCTCAGGACCTGGGGCTGGAGGTTGTGGAGCTGGTGCCGCGCCTGTTCCAGGTGGCGTCCAGAGGACGCGAGGACCTTCTGGAGGTAAATCTGCAGAATGGCATTTTGTTTGTGAATTCTCGGATCGACCGGGAGGAGCTGTGCGGGCGGAACGCGGAGTGCAGCATCCACCTGGAGGTGATCGTGGACAGGCCGCTGCAGGTGTTCCAcgtggaggtggaggtgaaggACATTAACGACAATCCGCCTGTGTTCCCCGGAACACAGAAGAATCTGTTTATGGCTGAATCCAGGCCGCTTGACTCTCAGTTTCCACTAGAGGGCGCCTCCGATGCAGATATTGGGGCCAACGCTCTGCTGACATACACACTGAGCCCTAATGAGTATTTCTCGCTGGAAAACCCATCCAATGACAAGCGGGTGAAACGTCTTGGGCTAGTATTGAGGAAACCTTTAGACAGAGAAGAAGCTCCAGAGATTTTTTTAGTGCTCACCGCCACTGATGGTGGCAAACCTGAGCTGACTGGCACCGTTCAGTTACTCGTCAAAGTGCTGGACGCCAATGACAACGCCCCAGCTTTCGACAGAACACTCTATAAAGTGAAATTACCAGAAAATGTTCCTAATGGAACGTTGGTAATTAAACTTAATGCCTCAGATTTAGATGAAGGCTCGAATGGGgacattatttattcattttcgaCTGATATTTTACCAAATGTGAAATCCAAGTTCTACATAGATGGGATTACTGGAGAAATTATGGTAAAGGGATATATTGATTTTGAAGAAAGTAAATCCTATGAAATTCTTGTAGAGGGCATTGATAAGGGGCAGCCCCCACTCTCTGGCCATTGTACAGTTATGGTGGAAATAGAAGACACCAATGATAATGTCCCAGTAATGGAATTCAAGTCTTTGTCACTTCCAATCAGAGAAGACGCTCCATTGGGCACGGTCATCGCCTTGATAAGTGTGTCCGACCTCGACTCCAGTATCAATGGGCAGGTATCTTGTACCCTGTCGCCCcacgttcccttcaagctggtgtCCACCTTCAAGAATTACTATTCGCTGGTGCTGGACAGCGCCTTGGACCGCGAGAGCGTGGCCAACTATGAGCTGGTGGTGACCGCGAGGGACGGGGGCTCGCCTTCGCTGTCGGCCACGGCCAGCGTGTCCGTGGACGTGGCCGACGTGAACGACAACGCGCCCACGTTCGCGCAGCCCGAGTACACGGTGTTCGTGAAGGAGAACAACCCGCCCGGCTGCCACATCTTCACCGTGTCGGCGCGGGACGCGGACGCGCAGGAGAACGCGCTGGTGTCGTACTCGCTGGTGGAGCGGCGGGTGGGCGAGCGAGCGCTGTCGAGCTACGTGTCTGTGCACGCGGAGAGCGGCAAGGTGTACGCGCTGCAGCCGCTGGACCACGAGGAGCTGGAGCTGCTGCAGTTCCAGGTGAGCGCGCGCGACGCGGGCGTGCCGCCTCTGGGCAGCAACGTGACGCTGCAGGTGTTCGTGCTGGACGAGAACGACAATGCGCCtgcgctgctgccgccgccgcccgggcctgggggcggggccggcgcggTGAGCCAGCTGGTGGCGCGGTCGGTGGGCGCGGGCCACGTGGTGGCGAAGGTGCGCGCGGTGGACGCGGACTCGGGCTACAACGCGTGGCTGTCGTACGAGCtgcaggcggcggcgggggccGCGCGCAGCCCGTTCCGCGTGGGGCTGTACACGGGCGAGATCAGCACGACGCGCGCCCTGGACGAGGCGGACGCGCCACGCCAGCGCCTGCTGGTGCTGGTGAAGGACCACGGCGAGCCGGCGCTGACGGCCACGGCCACCGTGCTGCTGTCGCTGGAGGACAGCGGCCAGGCGCCCAAGGCCTCTTCGCGGGCGTCGACGGGCGCCGCTGGAGCAGAGGCGGCTGTGGTGGATGTGAACGTGTACCTGATCGTCGCCATCTGCGCGGTGTCCAGCCTGTTTGTGCTCACGCTGCTGCTGTACACGGCGCTGCGGTGCTCGGCGCCGCCCAGCGAGGGCGCGTGCGGGCCCGGGAAGCCCAGGCTGGTGTGCTCCAGCGCGGTGGGGAGCTGGTCTTCCTTGCAGCAGAGGCAGCAGAGGGTGTGCTCTGCGGAGGGACCGCTCAAGACGGACCTCATGGCCTTCAGTCCCAGCCAGCCTCAGGGCCCCATCTCTACAGACACCGTGAGTCTCAAAAATTTTACAGCAATTTTTGTCAGGCCTTTAATATTAGATGTTTAA
- the LOC140689434 gene encoding protocadherin alpha-2-like, with product MVSSKSRAVDIRPLLLSFLLLAAGAAGSGQVHYSVPEEAKHGTFVGRIAQDLGLEVAELVPRLFRVASKGRGDLLEVNLQNGILFVNSRIDREELCGRNAECSIHLEVIVDRPLQVFHVEVEVKDINDNPPIFPMAVKTIRFHESRLLDSRFPLEGASDADIGVNALLSYKLSSSEFFFLDVQTNDELSQSLSLVLRKSLDREETAEVNLLLVATDGGKPELTGTVQLLIKVLDVNDNEPTFDQSVYKVQLLENIANGTLVIKLNSSDADEGSNSEIMYSFSSDVPPTITTKFKIDPSSGEIRTKGKLDYEEMKSYEIQVIAYDNGTPSMSGHCKITVKLVDINDNTPEVSITSLSLPIPEDAPLGTVIALITVSDRDSGANGQVTCTLNPHNPFKLVSTFKNYYSLVLDSSLDRERVASYEVMVTARDRGSPSLSATASMSVEVADVNDNAPTFAQPEYTVFVKENNPPGCHIFTVSARDADAQENALVAYSLVERRVGERALSSYVSVHAESGKVYALQPLDHEELELLQFQVSARDAGVPPLGSNVTLQVFVLDENDNAPALLPPGPGGGAGAVSQLVARSVGAGHVVAKVRAVDADSGYNAWLSYELQAAAGAARSPFRVGLYTGEISTTRALDEADAPRQRLLVLVKDHGEPALTATATVLLSLEDSGQAPKASSRASAGVAGTETALVDVNVYLIVAICAVSSLFVLTLLLYTALRCSAPPSEGACGPGKPRLVCSSAVGSWSYSQQRRQRVCSGEGPPKTDLMAFSPSLPAGPISADGEEHPDVDAAIPAIVSNF from the coding sequence ATGGTGTCTTCTAAGAGTAGGGCGGTGGATATCAGGCCTCTGCTACTCTCGTTTCTGCTCCTTGCTGCAGGGGCAGCTGGGAGTGGTCAGGTTCACTACTCGGTCCCGGAGGAGGCCAAACACGGCACCTTCGTGGGTCGCATCGCCCAGgacctggggctggaggtggcGGAGCTGGTGCCGCGCCTGTTCCGGGTGGCGTCCAAAGGGCGCGGGGACCTTCTGGAGGTAAATCTGCAGAATGGCATTTTGTTTGTGAATTCTCGGATCGACCGGGAGGAGTTGTGCGGGCGGAACGCGGAGTGCAGCATCCACCTGGAGGTGATCGTGGACAGGCCGCTGCAGGTGTTCCAcgtggaggtggaggtgaaggACATTAACGATAATCCGCCAATATTTCCTATGGCAGTAAAGACTATCCGGTTTCACGAATCCAGGCTGCTTGACTCGAGGTTTCCTCTAGAGGGGGCATCTGATGCAGATATCGGAGTAAACGCTCTTCTTTCCTACAAGCTAAGCTCCAGTGAGTTTTTCTTTCTAGACGTACAGACAAATGATGAACTAAGCCAGTCTTTGTCTCTTGTGCTAAGGAAATCTCTGGACAGAGAGGAAACTGCCGAAGTTAATTTATTACTGGTGGCTACTGATGGAGGCAAACCTGAGCTCACCGGCACCGTTCAATTGCTTATTAAGGTATTAGATGTGAATGATAACGAGCCTACTTTTGATCAATCAGTTTACAAAGTACAGTTGTTAGAAAATATCGCAAATGGGACGTTAGTGATTAAACTAAATTCTTCTGATGCAGATGAAGGATCAAACAGCGAGATTATGTATTCATTTAGTAGTGATGTGCCCCCAACTATAACGACCAAGTTCAAAATAGATCCTAGTTCAGGGGAAATCAGAACTAAGGGAAAGTTAGATTATGAAGAAATGAAATCCTACGAGATTCAAGTCATTGCGTATGACAACGGAACTCCATCAATGTCAGGGCACTGTAAAATTACAGTAAAACTTGTAGACATCAATGATAACACACCAGAAGTCTCAATCACCTCTCTTTCACTTCCCATCCCAGAGGATGCTCCATTGGGCACCGTAATTGCCCTCATCACAGTGTCTGACCGCGACTCTGGTGCCAACGGGCAGGTGACCTGCACCCTGAACCCTCATAACCCCTTCAAACTGGTGTCCACCTTCAAGAATTACTATTCGCTGGTGCTGGACAGCTCTTTGGACCGTGAGAGAGTGGCGAGCTATGAGGTGATGGTGACAGCGAGGGACAGGGGTTCACCTTCGCTGTCGGCCACGGCCAGCATGTCCGTGGAAGTGGCCGACGTGAATGACAACGCGCCCACTTTCGCGCAGCCCGAGTACACGGTGTTCGTGAAGGAGAATAACCCGCCCGGCTGCCACATCTTCACCGTGTCGGCGCGGGACGCGGACGCGCAGGAGAACGCGCTGGTGGCCTACTCGCTGGTGGAGCGGCGAGTGGGCGAGCGAGCGCTGTCGAGCTACGTGTCTGTGCACGCGGAGAGCGGCAAGGTGTACGCGCTGCAGCCGCTGGACCACGAGGAGCTGGAGCTGCTGCAGTTCCAGGTGAGCGCGCGCGACGCGGGCGTGCCGCCTCTGGGCAGCAACGTGACGCTGCAGGTGTTCGTGCTGGACGAGAACGACAATGCGCCTGCGCTGCTGCCACCcgggcctgggggcggggccggcgcggTGAGCCAGCTGGTGGCGCGGTCGGTGGGCGCGGGCCACGTGGTGGCGAAGGTGCGCGCGGTGGACGCGGACTCGGGCTACAACGCGTGGCTGTCGTACGAGCtgcaggcggcggcgggggccGCGCGCAGCCCGTTCCGCGTGGGGCTGTACACGGGCGAGATCAGCACGACGCGCGCCCTGGACGAGGCGGACGCGCCACGCCAGCGCCTGCTGGTGCTGGTGAAGGACCACGGCGAGCCGGCGCTGACGGCCACGGCCACCGTGCTGCTGTCGCTGGAGGACAGCGGCCAGGCACCCAAGGCCTCTTCGCGGGCGTCAGCGGGTGTCGCGGGCACAGAGACAGCGTTAGTGGATGTGAACGTGTACCTGATCGTCGCCATCTGCGCGGTGTCCAGCCTGTTTGTGCTCACGCTGCTGCTGTACACGGCGCTGCGGTGCTCGGCGCCGCCCAGCGAGGGCGCGTGCGGGCCCGGGAAGCCCAGGCTGGTGTGCTCCAGCGCGGTGGGGAGCTGGTCTTACTCGCAGCAGAGGCGGCAGAGGGTGTGTTCTGGGGAGGGGCCGCCCAAGACGGACCTCATGGCCTTCAGTCCCAGCCTTCCAGCCGGCCCCATTAGTGCAGATGGAGAAGAGCACCCGGATGTAGACGCTGCTATTCCAGCCATagtgagtaatttttaa
- the LOC102542125 gene encoding protocadherin alpha-1 isoform X6 codes for MLFAGRGGKGARRLLLSLLLLAAWEAGSGQIHYSVPEEAKHGTFVGRIAQDLGLEVAELVPRLFRVVSKVRGDLLEVNLQNGILFVNSRIDREELCGRSAECSIHLEVIVDRPLQVFHVGVEVRDINDNPPVFRAREQRLFIPESRLLDSRFPIEGAADADIGTNALITYTLSPSDYFSLDVQASDEMSKSLSLELRKSLDREETPELQLLLTATDGGKPVLEGTVQLLITVLDVNDNAPLFAQAVYRIHLLETTANGTLVITLNASDADEGVNGEIVFSFGSDVTLNIKKTFKIDSSLGEIRLIGGLDYEETKSYEIQVKAVDKGSPPMSNHCKVLVKVLDVNDNAPELVVTSLSLPVREDSPLSTVIAFISLSDRDSGVNGQVTCTLTPHVPFKLVSTFKNYYSLVVDSSLDREKVSVYKLVVTARDGGSPSLSTTASVSVDVADVNDNAPTFAQPEYTVFVKENNPPGCHIFTVSARDADAQENALVSYSLVERRVGERALSSYVSVHAESGKVYALQPLDHEELELLQFQVSARDAGVPPLGSNVTLQVFVLDENDNAPALLPPPPGPGGGAGAVSQLVARSVGAGHVVAKVRAVDADSGYNAWLSYELQAAAGAARSPFRVGLYTGEISTTRALDEADAPRQRLLVLVKDHGEPALTATATVLLSLEDSGQAPKASSRASTGAAGAEAAVVDVNVYLIVAICAVSSLFVLTLLLYTALRCSAPPSEGSCGPGKPRLVCSSAVGSWSYSQQRRQRVCSGEGPPKTDLMAFSPSLSPGLNPSEGNEHAEAKSDLSGNVKAVTEPDYCLV; via the exons ATGCTGTTTGCTgggagaggaggcaagggagcCCGGCGCCTGCTGCTCTCGCTTCTGCTCCTCGCAGCCTGGGAGGCCGGCAGCGGTCAGATCCACTACTCAGTCCCTGAGGAGGCCAAACACGGCACCTTCGTGGGCCGCATCGCGCAGgacctggggctggaggtggcGGAGCTGGTGCCCCGCCTGTTCCGAGTGGTGTCCAAAGTCCGCGGGGACCTTCTGGAGGTAAACCTGCAGAATGGCATTTTGTTTGTGAATTCTCGGATCGACCGAGAGGAGCTGTGCGGGCGGAGCGCGGAATGTAGTATCCACCTGGAGGTGATCGTGGACAGGCCGCTGCAGGTGTTCCATGTAGGGGTGGAGGTGAGGGACATTAACGATAATCCACCGGTCTTCAGAGCCAGAGAACAAAGGTTATTTATTCCCGAATCTAGACTGCTGGATTCGCGCTTCCCGATAGAGGGCGCTGCTGATGCAGACATTGGTACCAACGCTTTGATAACATACACCCTGAGCCCCAGTGATTATTTCTCTTTGGATGTACAGGCAAGTGatgaaatgagtaagtcactTTCGCTTGAATTGAGAAAGTCTTTGGATAGAGAAGAAACACCAGAACTTCAATTATTATTAACAGCTACCGACGGGGGCAAACCAGTACTGGAAGGTACAGTTCAGCTGCTGATTACGGTGCTCGACGTTAATGATAATGCCCCATTGTTTGCCCAGGCTGTGTACAGAATTCACTTATTAGAGACTACAGCAAATGGAACGTTAGTGATCACATTGAACGCCTCTGACGCTGACGAAGGTGTAAATGGCGAAATTGTCTTTTCCTTTGGCAGTGATGTGactcttaacattaaaaaaacctTCAAAATTGATTCCAGTTTAGGGGAAATTAGGCTAATTGGTGGACTGGATTATGAAGAAACAAAATCCTACGAAATTCAGGTAAAAGCAGTTGATAAAGGAAGTCCTCCAATGTCAAATCACTGCAAAGTTTTAGTGAAAGTGCTGGATGTAAATGATAATGCTCCAGAACTGGTGGTCACGTCCCTGTCTTTGCCAGTCAGAGAGGACTCTCCACTCAGCACCGTCATTGCCTTCATCTCCTTGTCCGACCGTGACTCTGGTGTCAATGGGCAGGTGACCTGCACCCTGACGCCTCATGTACCCTTCAAGCTGGTGTCCACCTTCAAGAATTATTACTCTTTGGTGGTGGACAGCTCCTTGGACCGCGAGAAAGTGTCGGTCTATAAATTAGTGGTGACCGCACGGGACGGGGGCTCGCCTTCGCTGTCAACCACCGCCAGCGTGTCCGTGGACGTGGCCGACGTGAACGACAACGCGCCCACGTTCGCGCAGCCCGAGTACACGGTGTTCGTGAAGGAGAACAACCCGCCCGGCTGCCACATCTTCACCGTGTCGGCGCGGGACGCGGACGCGCAGGAGAACGCGCTGGTGTCGTACTCGCTGGTGGAGCGGCGGGTGGGCGAGCGAGCGCTGTCGAGCTACGTGTCTGTGCACGCGGAGAGCGGCAAGGTGTACGCGCTGCAGCCGCTGGACCACGAGGAGCTGGAGCTGCTGCAGTTCCAGGTGAGCGCGCGCGACGCGGGCGTGCCGCCTCTGGGCAGCAACGTGACGCTGCAGGTGTTCGTGCTGGACGAGAACGACAACGCGCCtgcgctgctgccgccgccgcccgggcctgggggcggggccggcgcggTGAGCCAGCTGGTGGCGCGGTCGGTGGGCGCGGGCCACGTGGTGGCGAAGGTGCGCGCGGTGGACGCGGACTCGGGCTACAACGCGTGGCTGTCGTACGAGCtgcaggcggcggcgggggccGCGCGCAGCCCGTTCCGCGTGGGGCTGTACACGGGCGAGATCAGCACGACGCGCGCCCTGGACGAGGCGGACGCGCCACGCCAGCGCCTGCTGGTGCTGGTGAAGGACCACGGCGAGCCGGCGCTGACGGCCACGGCCACCGTGCTGCTGTCGCTGGAGGACAGCGGCCAGGCGCCCAAGGCCTCTTCGCGGGCGTCGACGGGCGCCGCTGGAGCAGAGGCGGCTGTGGTGGATGTGAACGTGTACCTGATCGTCGCCATCTGCGCGGTGTCCAGCCTGTTTGTGCTCACGCTGCTGCTGTACACGGCGCTGCGGTGCTCGGCGCCGCCCAGCGAGGGCTCGTGCGGGCCCGGGAAGCCCAGGCTGGTGTGCTCCAGCGCGGTGGGGAGCTGGTCTTACTCGCAGCAGAGGCGGCAGAGGGTGTGTTCTGGGGAGGGGCCGCCCAAGACGGACCTCATGGCCTTCAGTCCCAGTCTTTCTCCAGGTCTGAACCCGTCGGAAGGAAATGAACATGCAGAAGCAAAATCGGATCTTTCTGGTAAT GTGAAAGCTGTCACTGAACCGGACTATTGTTTAGTTTAA